A stretch of Tigriopus californicus strain San Diego chromosome 11, Tcal_SD_v2.1, whole genome shotgun sequence DNA encodes these proteins:
- the LOC131890164 gene encoding protein draper-like: MGPNVCTKQEPYTVQVKVEEKQPYRLRTYTWCWAFPLRCSKYKIQMKTIYRTEMIHKWRPVDVCCKGYARSSNGTNCVPVCSHRCYRGTCVDPDVCECEPGYGGPSCSKSCPPGRWGEDCGNDCPCLNGAHCDPLSGECTCGAGWKGKQCNIKCPYSTYGQGCQERCKCQNGGSCDHVSGACSCPAGWKGALCDEPCPPGTHGTECKSSCQCQNGGSCHPVNGKCYCPKGWTGLVCANPCPPGTYGVDCKERCDCYNGALCDHVNGECKCLPGFQGNKCQEQCPYGKYGMNCEHACQCQHGGTCDPMDGSCSCLEGWAGQLCESRACQDPSTYGPHCSLICSCHPNNTELCHPWTGACICNSGYAGYHCHRPCPVYTFGRDCREVCSCQNEAYCDPTNGQCTCSPGYKGAKCNEECPDGFYGKNCHYKCRCKNRARCHSSTGRCDCTPGWQGIFCDTPCPAGFYGSECKQQCQCQNGASCDHVTGQCKCPSGFKGRNCEIPCERGRFGIGCAYRCNCETSNSDGCDPITGRCLCKAGWRGVRCESICERGRFGTNCQNVCECENGSSCEPQSGRCVCERGYTGARCDRPCQKGFYGSNCKQACPPCTSGYGTCDYLTGQCECEPGYTGFFCMEPCPKGAFGRRCLGKCNCQNHGECYHVNGECRCPGGWMGLDCREPCPLGTFGPNCTHSCYCHNDATCNPVDGRCKCKPGYTGTRCEELCPEGYWGEDCYEACQCSNENFVCHPTEGCVCRPGFIGSNCQLSSANPNAKTGDLEGAGDSGAISQDHSDSGTLAGIIIVIFLGGVIIFIMVYHRYQKRLKRLKTELAHVHYHADPSTQPDRHHFDNPVYTPGFLGSPRPMSVSQTIPAHSLNNSCSRVINHFNGTHKKNVNSEREKLSGSGGVAGGAASGYGKDARYRSREMEEDEDDSASDQGGFGCTGNAFGYATLNNRKNCDADTNNPNLYVSIDELKDNRKLENMYEEIQKKAAAASSTGLGGRSTLQREDPRDDSGEYMGGSLSYDKLEFTRPLNELKPNYQSTSTLRSNKTSERRLQDQDHDSSQNASNVSLRQRHSTGHLSQGQIPKVGDFSNEVLRSIGTLNSSKLSSSGDPLGQPQKQLSPPQTREPDSGISSARSTGTIPWSQSEAVLPALKKPGGEIEGLQEEHEL; the protein is encoded by the exons GTACACGGTGCAAGtcaaagtggaagaaaaacaACCCTACAGACTTCGGACGTACACGTGGTGTTGGGCTTTCCCTCTGCGCTGTTCCAAGTACAAGATACAAATGAAGACAATCTATCGGACAGAG ATGATCCATAAATGGCGACCCGTGGATGTCTGCTGCAAAGGCTATGCTCGAAGTTCCAATGGTACCAATTGTGTGCCCGTGTGCTCCCATCGATGCTACCGAGGGACCTGCGTGGATCCGGATGTGTGCGAATGTGAACCCGGCTACGGTGGACCTTCTTGCTCCAAAT CTTGTCCTCCGGGTCGTTGGGGAGAGGATTGTGGCAACGATTGTCCCTGCTTGAACGGGGCCCATTGTGATCCACTCTCGGGGGAGTGCACCTGCGGTGCGGGTTGGAAAGGCAAGCAATGCAACATTAAATGCCCGTACTCCACTTACGGGCAAGGCTGCCAGGAGCGAtgtaaatgccaaaatggAGGGAGTTGCGACCACGTGTCCGGGGCTTGTTCCTGCCCTGCTGGTTGGAAAGGAGCCTT ATGTGATGAACCGTGCCCTCCAGGAACTCATGGCACCGAGTGCAAATCTTCTTGTCAGTGCCAAAATGGGGGATCTTGTCACCCAGTCAACGGCAAGTGCTACTGCCCTAAGGGCTGGACG GGCTTAGTGTGTGCCAATCCTTGTCCTCCAGGAACTTACGGTGTGGATTGCAAGGAGCGGTGCGATTGCTACAATGGCGCCCTCTGTGACCACGTGAATGGGGAGTGTAAGTGCTTACCCGGATTCCAAGGCAACAAA TGCCAAGAGCAGTGTCCCTACGGAAAGTATGGGATGAATTGTGAGCATGCCTGCCAATGTCAGCATGGGGGGACGTGTGATCCCATGGATGGATCATGCTCTTGTCTCGAAGGCTGGGCTGGACAGTTGTGTGAAAGCAGGGCATGCCAGGACCCAAGTACATATGGGCCTCATTGTTCCCTCATCTGTTCCTGTCATCCAAACAATACCGAACT GTGTCACCCGTGGACTGGAGCTTGTATCTGCAATTCAGGCTATGCGGGGTATCACTGCCATCGCCCGTGCCCGGTTTACACTTTTGGAAGGGATTGCCGTGAGGTTTGCTCTTGCCAAAACGAAGCTTACTGCGATCCCACCAACGGACAGTGCACGTGTTCACCGGGATACAAGGGCGCCAA atGCAACGAAGAGTGTCCGGATGGGTTTTATGGCAAGAATTGCCATTACAAATGTCGCTGCAAGAACCGAGCCAG ATGTCATTCGTCGACGGGAAGGTGCGACTGCACACCGGGATGGCAGGGAATATTCTGCGACACGCCCTGTCCGGCCGGTTTTTACGGGTCCGAATGCAAGCAACAATGCCAGTGCCAAAATGGGGCTTCTTGTGACCACGTGACAG GTCAATGTAAATGCCCTTCTGGTTTCAAGGGCCGCAATTGTGAAATTCCTTGTGAGCGAGGCCGTTTTGGAATTGGTTGCGCATATCGTTGCAATTGTGAGACTTCCAATTCAGATGGTTGTGACCCTATTACGGGACGATGCCTTTGTAAGGCAGGATGGAGAG GTGTAAGATGTGAATCCATATGCGAAAGGGGTCGTTTTGGAACGAATTGTCAAAACGTATGCGAATGCGAAAACGGAAGCTCATGTGAACCCCAGTCAG GTCGATGCGTTTGCGAACGCGGCTACACAGGAGCCAGGTGCGACCGTCCATGTCAGAAAGGCTTCTACGGGTCAAATTGCAAACAGGCCTGTCCTCCCTGTACCTCTGGCTACGGGACGTGTGACTATCTCACGGGTCAATGCGAATGCGAGCCAGGGTACACCGGGTTCTTCTGCATGGAACCTTGTCCCAAGGGCGCCTTCGGACGCCGGTGTCTGGGGAAGTGCAATTGCCAGAACCATGGCGAGTGTTATCACGTCAACGGAGAATGCAGATGTCcaggtggatggatgggacTTGATTGCCGAGAGCCATGTCCTTTGGGAACGTTCGGTCCCAATTGCACCCACTCGTGTTACTGCCATAACGATGCCACGTGCAACCCAGTGGACGGCCGATGCAAATGCAAACCCGGTTACACTGGGACTCGATGCGAAGAGTTGTGTCCGGAAGGATATTGGGGCGAGGACTGCTATGAGGCGTGTCAGTGTTCCAATGAGAACTTTGTCTGCCACCCCACCGAGGGCTGCGTGTGCCGCCCAGGGTTCATAG GAAGCAATTGCCAGTTGTCCAGTGCCAATCCAAATGCTAAAACTGGAGACCTGGAGGGTGCCGGTGATTCGGGAGCCATCTCCCAAGACCATAGCGACAGTGGAACATTGGCTGGTATCATCATTGTGATCTTTCTGGGTGGAGTCATTATATTCATAATGGTCTACCATCGGTATCAAAAGCGGTTGAAGCGCCTGAAAACCGAACTGGCCCATGTTCATTATCACGCAGATCCTTCCACTCAACCCG ATCGACACCATTTTGATAATCCAGTGTACACTCCTGGATTCCTAGGGTCGCCACGCCCAATGTCCGTGTCTCAAACCATACCTGCTCACTCCCTCAACAACAGCTGCAGTCGGGTGATCAATCATTTCAACGGGACTCACAAGAAGAACGTCAATTCGGAGAGGGAGAAGCTCAGCGGGAGCGGAGGTGTGGCAGGGGGTGCGGCCTCTGGTTATGGAAAAGACGCCAGGTATCGCTCTCGAGAAATggaagaggatgaggatgactCTGCCAGTGACCAAG GTGGTTTTGGTTGCACTGGAAATGCGTTTGGCTATGCAACGCTGAACAACCGCAAGAATTGTGATGCTGACACCAACAATCCAAATTTATATGTGTCCATCGACGAATTGAAGGACAACAGAAAATTAGAAAATATGTATGAGGAGATTCAGAAAAAGGCTGCGGCCGCTTCATCAACGGGTCTGGGCGGGCGCTCCACTCTCCAAAGAG AAGACCCTCGTGATGACTCAGGAGAGTACATGGGTGGCTCTTTGAGCTACGACAAACTGGAATTCACCAGGCCTTTAAACGAGTTGAAACCCAACTACCAGTCCACTTCCACATTAAGGTCAAACAAAACTTCCGAAAGAAGACTCCAAGACCAAGACCACGACTCCTCTCAGAACGCTTCCAATGTCAGTCTACGTCAACGTCATTCCACTGGTCACCTCTCTCAGGGCCAAATCCCAAAG GTTGGTGACTTCTCGAATGAGGTCCTTCGAAGTATAGGCACTCTAAATTCCTCCAAGTTGAGCAGTTCAGGGGATCCCCTGGGTCAACCTCAAAAACAGCTCTCTCCGCCTCAGACTCGAGAACCCGACTCCGGGATATCCAGTGCCCGTAGTACGGGCACCATTCCGTGGAGCCAAAGTGAGGCCGTGCTGCCGGCCTTGAAGAAACCAGGAGGCGAGATCGAGGGCTTGCAGGAAGAGCATGAGTTGTGA
- the LOC131890554 gene encoding facilitated trehalose transporter Tret1-like: protein MKVWTQVFGAVAASLNAASGGAAICFSAVLIHQLREDEELQMDLHEASWIPTILMISSMAASFMGGWFSDRFGRRACIITWQMLALLCCIATCLAPNKWVLYMARGAIGFANGLYYPIISVYVSETVHKSLRNAIGCLPSMFLAMGMLSSYVTGYFFHWRTCALIATIIPSLCIVTMLLCPESPYWLVEQGLDNKAKKSLSFFRGKDYESELQDILYLHKRKLANNRNVTTTSFWKSCAALKTKSFLQPFSCVGILYGICQFGGIPILILFMPGIFEEAGSTLDSFLASTMVMSIRVVTAGFASFVVHHVQKKYVFVFCSWCVGLSMTTLSMFNFIKSSALASEELLDTLEHLQWIPVAAAITAMISHSLGVVNVLHIMAAESFPTEIRSFASGILQTFFSFLNVMAIKTYPLLLDYCGFNITFGFYASMCFLMGLWGLWKIERNDGLSLTEIERRLDKNSDDDPNPI from the exons ATGAAGGTCTGGACTCAG GTGTTTGGCGCTGTGGCGGCAAGTTTAAATGCAGCCTCAGGAGGCGCCGCCATTTGCTTCTCAGCCGTGTTAATCCATCAACTTAGGGAAGATGAGGAACTCCAAATGGACCTTCACGAAGCATCTTGGATCC CCACAATATTGATGATCAGTAGTATGGCAGCCAGTTTCATGGGCGGGTGGTTCTCCGATCGATTTGGTCGAAGGGCGTGCATTATCACTTGGCAAATGCTGGCCTTGCTTTGCTGCATAGCAACCTGCCTTGCGCCCAACAAATGGGTCTTATACATGGCCAGAGGAGCGATTGGTTTTGCCAACGGGTTGTATTACCCAATCATTA GCGTGTATGTGTCCGAGACGGTTCACAAATCGCTTCGAAACGCCATAGGATGTCTCCCGTCCATGTTTTTGGCCATGGGCATGCTTTCCAGTTATGTGACAGGGTATTTCTTCCATTGGCGCACTTGTGCTTTGATTGCCACCATCATCCCGTCTCTTTGTATTGTCACCATGCTGCTTTGTCCCGAATCTCCTTATTGGCTAGTGGAACAAGGTCTGGATAATAAAGCCAA GAAATCTTTATCCTTTTTCCGTGGCAAGGATTATGAGTCCGAACTCCAGGATATATTATACCTGCACAAAAGGAAACTCGCCAACAATCGCAACGTGACCACCACCAGTTTTTGGAAATCTTGCGCCGCTCTCAAAACCAAGAGCTTCCTGCAACCATTTTCATGCGTTGGTATTCTCTATGGCATTTGTCAGTTCGGCGGCATCCCTATTCTGATCCTGTTCATGCCAGGCATCTTCGAAGAGGCTGGTTCCACTCTGGACTCATTTCTGGCCTCGACCATGGTCATGAGTATCCGTGTGGTGACCGCCGGATTTGCTTCCTTCGTGGTGCATCATGTACAAAAGAAATACGTGTTCGTGTTCTGTTCTTGGTGCGTTGGGCTCTCTATGACCACTTTGTCAATGTTCAACTTCATCAAGTCCTCGGCTTTGGCCTCGGAAGAGCTATTGGACACCCTGGAACATCTTCAGTGGATTCCTGTGGCAGCCGCCATAACAGCCATGATCTCTCACTCATTGGGAGTGGTCAATGTCTTGCATATTATGGCAGCCGAATCGTTTCCCACCGAGATCAGAAGCTTTGCCTCTGGAATACTCCAGACCTTCTTCAGCTTCCTCAATGTGATGGCCATCAAAACGTATCCCTTGCTCTTGGATTATTGCGGTTTCAACATCACGTTTGGGTTCTACGCCAGTATGTGTTTCTTGATGGGACTTTGGGGCTTGTGGAAAATAGAGCGAAACGATGGTCTCAGTTTAACCGAAATTGAAAGGCGATTGGATAAAAATAGCGACGACGATCCCAACCCAATTTGA
- the LOC131890555 gene encoding facilitated trehalose transporter Tret1-like, producing MRVWTQIFGALAASLTAASTGSAVSFSAILIHQLRDDEDIQLDINEASWIPTIFTLSSMVSCCLGGWFSGRFGRRVCIIIWQSVASICCVVTFFATNKWMIFIARGAIGFATGMSFSSVGIYVSETVHKSLRNAVGCFPATFLAFGMLINFVMGYFFHWRIGALLSTTLPALSVACMMLFPESPYWLVEQGRNDEAQISLLFYREEGFENELQEMLSKHNETRAKSKGQPTNTFWHACQTLRTKAFLQPLSCVGVLYSLSQCAGIPILTTYMPGIFEETGASLDPVLASVVVMSVRLVAAGLASFAIHHIPKKLVFVCSSWCLSLSLVTLMLYNVLQTTEVTSPDMKHLVEHHNWIPVAATVIAMSCHALGIVNVIHILVAEAFPTEIRSICAGTLQAFSNALCVCAVKSYPNFLSYFGFPFAFGIYASVAFFLGLWGLLKIEHNDGLSLTEIEKRLAKDIEKCNKIRK from the exons ATGAGAGTTTGGACACAG ATTTTTGGAGCATTGGCGGCCAGTTTAACGGCTGCATCCACGGGCTCAGCAGTGAGTTTCTCGGCCATTCTGATCCATCAGCTACGAGATGACGAAGATATTCAACTGGACATCAATGAAGCCTCTTGGATTC CCACCATATTCACGTTAAGCAGTATGGTCTCATGCTGCTTGGGAGGTTGGTTTTCGGGCCGTTTTGGTCGGAGAGTCTGCATTATCATTTGGCAATCAGTGGCCTCGATCTGTTGTGTGGTCACTTTCTTTGCCACAAACAAATGGATGATATTCATTGCCCGTGGTGCCATTGGATTCGCTACTGGCATGTCATTTTCCAGCGTAG GTATTTATGTCTCGGAGACCGTCCATAAGTCCCTCCGAAATGCCGTGGGATGCTTTCCAGCAACATTCTTGGCCTTTGGAATGCTGATAAATTTTGTTATGGGATATTTCTTCCATTGGCGGATTGGCGCTTTGCTCTCAACCACACTTCCAGCTTTGAGTGTCGCCTGCATGATGCTTTTCCCAGAGTCTCCGTATTGGCTGGTGGAACAAGGTCGAAATGATGAAGCCCA GATATCATTGTTATTTTACCGCGAAGAAGGCTTTGAAAACGAGCTTCAGGAAATGTTATCAAAGCACAATGAAACGAGAGCCAAATCCAAAGGCCAACCCACCAACACCTTCTGGCATGCATGTCAAACTTTGAGAACCAAGGCATTTCTACAGCCCCTTTCTTGCGTTGGAGTTCTATACAGTTTGAGCCAGTGTGCCGGCATCCCTATCCTGACGACGTATATGCCCGGAATCTTTGAAGAAACGGGAGCAAGCTTGGACCCAGTCTTGGCCTCGGTGGTGGTGATGAGCGTCCGATTGGTAGCAGCAGGGCTGGCTTCCTTTGCAATCCATCatattccaaagaaattgGTGTTTGTGTGTTCTTCATGGTGCTTGTCGCTGTCCTTGGTCACCCTGATGTTGTACAACGTGCTGCAGACAACGGAAGTGACTTCGCCTGACATGAAGCACCTTGTGGAACACCACAATTGGATCCCAGTGGCGGCAACTGTGATAGCCATGTCATGCCATGCCCTTGGCATAGTGAACGTCATTCATATCCTAGTAGCTGAGGCCTTCCCTACCGAAATTCGAAGTATTTGTGCTGGTACCCTCCAGGCTTTCTCGAATGCTCTTTGTGTCTGTGCTGTGAAATCGTACCCAAATTTTCTTAGCTATTTTGGATTTCCTTTTGCGTTTGGGATCTATGCGAGCGTGGCGTTTTTCCTAGGGTTGTGGGGTCTTTTGAAGATCGAGCACAATGATGGACTAAGTTTGACCGAAATAGAAAAACGATTGGCCAaggatattgaaaaatgtaataaaatacgaaaatga
- the LOC131890307 gene encoding nestin-like: protein MSRIHLMILALLCVLASEGRVINNPEIRSPNDISSNLERNIPNDSDENNSDEDENHGCVEKVMQVEHIEFDMKVECTHDVQESCMFVYRTNFKPVEQEECKEAFQKDCHIEYESVANEIKIEVCRDSFTRNCSIQGEEKCSSEYGTVCQTTYEVVEVEESVPNCQVVKDEKCDPAGNCYQVPRMQCQLTQEKVEKTIPSTDCQQETTEVCGPEACPMTKGQRLCEDQLKVTVQNVPRERCTLNPKKVCNPKSKVLPQLERVEQCLDVPKEICQSIQVPKTVMKEVNTTWCGQDNGTETESPSAEQDQDQDQASIEDQGQQDQASVEDQGQEDQASVEDQGQQDQASVEDQGQQDQASVEDQGQQDQASVEDQGQQDQASVEDQGQQDQASVEDQGQQDQASVEDQGQQDQASVEDQGQQDQASVEDQGQQDQASVEDQGQQDQASVEDQGQQDQASVEDQGQQDQASIEDQDQQNQASIEDQGQQDQASIEDQDQQNQASIEDQGQQDQASIEDQDQQNQASIEDQGQQDQASIEDQDQQNQASIEDQGQQDQASIEDQDQQNQASIEDQGQQDQASIEDQDQQNQASIEDQGQQDQASIEDQDQQNQASIEDQGQQDQASIEDQGQQDQASIEDQGQQDQASIEDQGQQDQASIEDQGQQDQASIEDQGQQDQASVEDQDQDQVDEGEEDREDEVATTQAPKPCPDGWSLHERSCYLNTKKQFEWLEGLNHCESISETTTLVQIKSDSEMDFIMDYLANDTVRTAYWTAGKKLKSEEITADLSWNAPLYDTKPFVWVSKDNQYETFDFTYWGETEPHVNGVCVSLFGRPTNRKWVAGDCDNRYTALCEQPALL, encoded by the exons ATGTCAAGAATTCACTTAATGATTTTGGCGTTG CTTTGCGTACTGGCCTCTGAGGGCAGAGTGATAAATAATCCTGAGATCCGCTCGCCTAACGATATTTCATCGAATTTGGAGCGGAACATTCCG AACGATAGTGACGAGAATAATTCGGATGAGGATGAGAACCACGGCTGTGTGGAGAAAGTTATGCAAGTGGAACACATCGAGTTCGATATGAAAGTCGAATGCACTCACGACGTCCAAGAATCCTGTATGTTCGTCTACAGGACCAATTTCAAGCCAGTCGAG CAAGAAGAGTGTAAAGAAGCCTTCCAAAAAGATTGCCATATCGAATATGAGTCAGTGGCgaatgagatcaaaattgagGTCTGCCGAGATTCTTTCACCAGAAACTGCAGTATTCAGGGCGAAGAGAAGTGTTCATCAGAATATGGAACGG TTTGCCAAACCACCTATGAAGTCGTCGAAGTGGAAGAGAGTGTGCCAAATTGCCAAGTGGTCAAAGATGAGAAGTGTGATCCTGCCGGAAATTGCTATCAAGTTCCAAGGATGCAATGTCAGCTGACGCAAGAAAAGGTCGAAAAGACAATCCCATCCACTGAC TGCCAACAAGAAACCACAGAGGTTTGCGGACCCGAAGCTTGTCCCATGACGAAAGGCCAAAGATTGTGCGAGGATCAGCTCAAAGTG ACGGTGCAAAACGTTCCACGAGAAAGATGTACTTTGAACCCCAAGAAGGTGTGCAATCCCAAGTCAAAAGTCTTGCCACAATTGGAGAGAGTGGAACAATGTCTGGATGTGCCAAAAGAGATTTGCCAAAGTATTCAAGTGCCCAAAACAGTCATGAAAGAAGTGAATACCACCTGGTGTGGTCAAG ATAACGGAACAGAAACAGAATCGCCGTCTGCTGAAcaagaccaagaccaagaccaGGCTTCCATTgaagatcaaggccaacaagacCAGGCTTCAGTCgaagatcaaggccaagaagaccAGGCTTCAGTCgaagatcaaggccaacaagacCAGGCTTCAGTCGAAGATCAAGGCCAGCAAGACCAGGCTTCAGTCgaagatcaaggccaacaagacCAGGCTTCAGTCgaagatcaaggccaacaagacCAGGCTTCAGTCgaagatcaaggccaacaagacCAGGCTTCAGTCgaagatcaaggccaacaagacCAGGCTTCAGTCgaagatcaaggccaacaagacCAGGCTTCAGTCgaagatcaaggccaacaagacCAGGCTTCAGTCgaagatcaaggccaacaagacCAGGCTTCAGTCgaagatcaaggccaacaagacCAGGCTTCAGTCGAAGATCAAGGCCAGCAAGATCAGGCTTCAGTCgaagatcaaggccaacaagacCAGGCTTCCATCGAAGATCAAGAccaacaaaatcaagcttcaatcgaagatcaaggccaacaagacCAGGCTTCCATCGAAGATCAAGAccaacaaaatcaagcttcaatcgaagatcaaggccaacaagacCAGGCTTCCATCGAAGATCAAGAccaacaaaatcaagcttcaatcgaagatcaaggccaacaagacCAGGCTTCCATCGAAGATCAAGAccaacaaaatcaagcttcaatcgaagatcaaggccaacaagacCAGGCTTCCATCGAAGATCAAGAccaacaaaatcaagcttcaatcgaagatcaaggccaacaagacCAGGCTTCCATCGAAGATCAAGAccaacaaaatcaagcttcaatcgaagatcaaggccaacaagacCAGGCTTCCATTGAAGATCAAGAccaacaaaatcaagcttcaatcgaagatcaaggccaacaagacCAGGCTTCCATTgaagatcaaggccaacaagacCAAGCTTCAATCGAAGATCAAGGCCAGCAAGACCAAGCTTCAATCGAAGATCAAGGCCAGCAAGACCAAGCTTCAATCgaagatcaaggccaacaagacCAAGCTTCAATCGAAGATCAAGGTCAACAAGACCAGGCTTCAGTCGAAGATCAAGACCAAGACCAGGTAGATGAGGGAGAAGAAGACCGAGAGGATGAAGTGGCCACAACCCAGGCCCCAAAACCTTGTCCTGATGGTTGGTCTCTTCATGAACGTTCTTGCTATTTGAACACAAAGAAGCAATTTGAGTGGCTCGAAGGCTTAAAC CATTGTGAGAGCATTTCTGAGACGACTACCCtggttcaaatcaaatcagacAGTGAAATGGATTTCATTATGGATTACCTTGCCAATGACACTGTCCGAACAGCATATTGGACCGCTGGAAAGAAACTAAAATCTGAGGAAATTACGGCAGATCTATCGTGGAACGCCCCTCTCTATGACACCAAACCGTTCGTTTGGGTCAGCAAAGACAACCAATACGAAACCTTCGATTTCACTTATTGGGGTGAGACTGAGCCCCATGTTAATGGGGTATGCGTGAGTCTTTTTGGTCGACCCACCAACCGAAAATGGGTGGCCGGTGATTGCGACAATCGTTATACCGCACTCTGTGAACAACCCGCATTGCTCTAG